Proteins from a genomic interval of Microbacterium phyllosphaerae:
- the aceE gene encoding pyruvate dehydrogenase (acetyl-transferring), homodimeric type, with protein MTVHDQDPYSQGPLDSDPEETGEWQQSLDELVDAKGHGRGREIMLSLLKRSKELHLGVPMVPTTDYINTIAAENEPEFPGDEEIERRYRAWIRWNAAITVHRAQRPGIGVGGHISTYASSAALYEVGFNHFFKGADNAGGGDQIFIQGHASPGTYARSFLEGRLSEDQLDGFRQEKSHAPHGIPSYPHPRLMPEYWQFPTVSMGLGPINAIYQAMSNKYLENRGIKDTSQSHVWAFLGDGEMDEVESRGQLQVAANEGLDNLTFIVNCNLQRLDGPVRGNGKIVQELESFFRGAGWNVIKVVWGREWDDLLARDTEGALLNLMNVTPDGDYQTYKAESGAYVREHFFGRDERTAALVKDYSDDDIWNLKRGGHDYRKVYAAFKAATEHKGKPTVILAKTVKGYGLGPHFEGRNATHQMKKMTLDNLKTFRDAMHIPITDAQLEENPYLPPYYNPGAQDETIQYMLERRQALGGFLPERRSTHVGLSLPDDTAYALPKKGSGTQEIATTMAFVRLLKDLLRSKDFGHRIVPIIPDEARTFGMDAYFPSAKIYNPNGQHYTSVDRELLLAYKESPQGQIVHVGINEAGALAAFTAAGTSYATHGEPLIPIYLFYSMFGFQRTGDAQWAAGDQMARGFIMGATAGRTTLTGEGLQHADGHSHLLAATNPATISYDPAYGYEIAHIMRSGLERMYGGNHEDPNVMYYITLYNEPMVMPAEPENVDVDGIVRGIHRVSVGEGEGPRAQLFASGVGLPWALEAQQLLKNDWGVIADVWSVTSWTELRRDGLAADEHNFLHPEEEPRTAYLTQKLQGAEGPVVAVSDFMHAVQDQIRPWVPQRFATLGADGFGFSDTRAAARRFFKIDGPSIVVRTLQSLAEDGVVDRSLAAQAIQKYSLHDVNAGTSGNAGGES; from the coding sequence GTGACTGTGCACGACCAGGATCCGTACTCCCAGGGCCCCCTCGACAGCGATCCGGAAGAGACGGGCGAGTGGCAGCAGTCGCTCGACGAGCTCGTCGACGCCAAGGGCCACGGTCGTGGCCGCGAGATCATGCTCAGCCTGCTGAAGCGCTCGAAGGAGCTGCACCTGGGCGTGCCGATGGTCCCGACCACCGACTACATCAACACGATCGCCGCCGAGAACGAGCCGGAGTTCCCCGGTGACGAAGAGATCGAGCGTCGCTACCGCGCCTGGATCCGCTGGAACGCGGCCATCACGGTGCACCGCGCGCAGCGCCCCGGTATCGGCGTCGGTGGACACATCTCGACGTACGCATCGTCCGCGGCCCTCTACGAGGTCGGCTTCAACCACTTCTTCAAGGGCGCCGACAACGCAGGCGGCGGAGACCAGATCTTCATCCAGGGCCACGCCTCCCCCGGCACCTACGCTCGTTCGTTCCTCGAAGGACGCCTGAGCGAAGACCAGCTCGACGGGTTCCGTCAGGAGAAGTCGCACGCACCGCACGGCATCCCCTCCTACCCGCACCCGCGTCTGATGCCGGAGTACTGGCAGTTCCCGACCGTCTCGATGGGTCTCGGTCCGATCAATGCCATCTACCAGGCGATGTCGAACAAGTACCTCGAGAACCGCGGCATCAAGGACACGTCGCAGTCTCACGTCTGGGCCTTCCTCGGCGACGGCGAGATGGACGAGGTCGAGAGCCGCGGTCAGCTGCAGGTCGCGGCCAACGAAGGACTCGACAACCTCACCTTCATCGTCAACTGCAACCTGCAGCGCCTCGACGGTCCCGTGCGCGGAAACGGCAAGATCGTCCAGGAGCTCGAGTCGTTCTTCCGCGGAGCCGGCTGGAACGTCATCAAGGTCGTGTGGGGTCGCGAATGGGACGACCTGCTCGCCCGCGACACCGAGGGCGCACTGCTCAACCTGATGAACGTCACCCCCGACGGTGACTACCAGACGTACAAGGCCGAGTCCGGCGCGTACGTCCGCGAGCACTTCTTCGGCCGCGACGAGCGCACGGCCGCCCTCGTCAAGGACTACTCCGACGACGACATCTGGAACCTCAAGCGCGGTGGCCACGACTACCGCAAGGTCTACGCCGCGTTCAAGGCCGCGACCGAGCACAAGGGCAAGCCCACCGTCATTCTCGCGAAGACCGTCAAGGGCTACGGCCTGGGTCCGCACTTCGAGGGCCGCAACGCGACCCACCAGATGAAGAAGATGACGCTGGACAACCTCAAGACGTTCCGCGATGCGATGCACATCCCGATCACGGATGCGCAGCTCGAGGAGAACCCGTACCTGCCCCCGTACTACAACCCCGGGGCCCAGGACGAGACGATCCAGTACATGCTCGAGCGCCGCCAGGCACTCGGCGGCTTCCTGCCCGAGCGCCGCTCGACGCACGTCGGACTGTCGCTTCCCGACGACACGGCGTACGCCCTTCCCAAGAAGGGCTCCGGCACGCAGGAGATCGCCACGACCATGGCGTTCGTCCGCCTGTTGAAGGACCTGCTGCGTTCGAAGGACTTCGGCCACCGCATCGTCCCGATCATCCCCGACGAGGCGCGCACGTTCGGCATGGACGCGTACTTCCCGTCGGCGAAGATCTACAACCCCAACGGCCAGCACTACACGTCGGTCGACCGTGAGCTCCTCCTCGCCTACAAGGAGAGCCCGCAGGGTCAGATCGTGCACGTCGGCATCAACGAGGCGGGCGCCCTCGCGGCGTTCACCGCGGCCGGCACGTCCTACGCCACGCACGGCGAGCCGCTGATCCCGATCTACCTCTTCTACTCGATGTTCGGATTCCAGCGCACCGGCGACGCCCAGTGGGCCGCCGGAGACCAGATGGCCCGAGGATTCATCATGGGCGCCACCGCAGGTCGCACCACCCTCACGGGTGAGGGCCTGCAGCACGCCGACGGCCACTCGCACCTGCTCGCCGCCACCAACCCGGCGACGATCTCGTACGACCCGGCATACGGCTACGAGATCGCGCACATCATGCGTTCGGGTCTCGAGCGCATGTACGGCGGAAACCACGAAGACCCGAACGTCATGTACTACATCACGCTCTACAACGAGCCGATGGTGATGCCGGCCGAGCCGGAGAACGTCGACGTCGACGGCATCGTGCGCGGTATCCACCGTGTCTCGGTCGGCGAGGGCGAAGGACCCCGTGCCCAGCTCTTCGCATCGGGTGTCGGACTCCCCTGGGCCCTCGAGGCGCAGCAGCTGCTGAAGAACGACTGGGGTGTGATCGCCGACGTCTGGTCGGTCACCTCCTGGACCGAGCTGCGCCGCGACGGCCTCGCTGCCGACGAGCACAACTTCCTGCACCCCGAAGAGGAGCCCCGCACCGCGTACCTCACGCAGAAGCTGCAGGGCGCCGAGGGTCCGGTCGTCGCGGTCAGCGACTTCATGCACGCCGTGCAGGACCAGATCCGCCCCTGGGTTCCGCAGCGTTTCGCGACGCTCGGTGCCGATGGCTTCGGATTCTCCGACACGCGTGCAGCCGCCCGTCGTTTCTTCAAGATCGACGGTCCGTCGATCGTCGTCCGCACGCTGCAGTCGCTCGCCGAAGACGGGGTCGTCGACCGTTCTCTCGCCGCGCAGGCCATCCAGAAGTACAGCCTGCACGACGTGAACGCCGGCACCAGCGGCAACGCGGGCGGCGAAAGCTGA